The proteins below come from a single Candidatus Eisenbacteria bacterium genomic window:
- a CDS encoding 50S ribosomal protein L24 has protein sequence MDLQKNDKVQVLSGDAAGQVGRVLRVYPEKGRIIVEKVNLVKRHKKARGQGVQSGIIEKEAAIHASNVALFCDRCGRGVRVKVEGRGKTRTRNCVRCGSAISKG, from the coding sequence ATGGATCTCCAGAAGAACGACAAGGTGCAGGTCCTGTCGGGCGACGCCGCGGGACAGGTGGGACGGGTCCTCCGGGTGTACCCGGAAAAGGGCCGGATCATCGTGGAGAAGGTGAACCTGGTCAAGCGCCACAAGAAGGCGCGCGGCCAGGGGGTCCAGAGCGGAATCATCGAGAAGGAAGCCGCGATCCATGCCTCCAACGTGGCGCTGTTCTGTGACCGCTGCGGCCGGGGCGTGAGGGTGAAGGTGGAAGGCCGGGGCAAGACCCGGACCCGGAACTGCGTCCGCTGCGGTTCCGCGATCTCCAAGGGGTAG
- the rplB gene encoding 50S ribosomal protein L2 encodes MPLKKYRPLTPTQRYRVTSGFDEITAREPHKPLTEFLHRTGGRNNLGHTSSWLRGGGHRRLYRFIDWKRNKDGVPAKVATIEYDPNRSARIALLHYADGEKRYILAPSGLAVGETLMSGEGAEVRNGNCLPLRSLPLGTNVHNVELTPGRGGQMARGAGSFCQLMAKEGNYAQLRLPSGEMRLVHLNCRATVGQVGNLDHENEVPGKAGQSRWRGRRPSVRGVAMNPVDHPMGGGEGKSSGGRHPCTPWGKPTKGFKTRRRKPSDKYIVRRRK; translated from the coding sequence ATGCCACTGAAGAAATACCGCCCGCTGACGCCGACACAGCGCTACCGCGTCACCAGCGGCTTCGACGAGATCACAGCGCGCGAGCCGCACAAGCCGCTGACCGAGTTCCTGCACCGGACGGGCGGCCGCAACAACCTCGGGCACACCAGCTCGTGGCTGCGCGGCGGCGGTCACCGGCGCCTGTACCGTTTCATCGACTGGAAGCGGAACAAGGATGGCGTTCCGGCCAAGGTCGCGACCATCGAGTACGACCCCAACCGCTCGGCGCGCATCGCCCTGCTGCACTACGCCGACGGCGAGAAGCGCTACATCCTCGCGCCCTCCGGCCTGGCCGTGGGCGAGACGCTGATGAGCGGCGAGGGCGCCGAGGTCCGCAACGGCAACTGCCTCCCGCTGCGCTCGCTCCCGCTGGGCACCAACGTGCACAACGTGGAGCTGACGCCGGGACGCGGCGGCCAGATGGCCCGCGGCGCGGGTTCGTTCTGCCAGCTGATGGCGAAGGAAGGCAACTACGCGCAGCTGCGCCTGCCCTCGGGCGAGATGCGGCTGGTGCACCTGAACTGCCGCGCCACGGTGGGCCAGGTCGGCAACCTGGACCACGAGAACGAGGTCCCGGGCAAGGCCGGCCAGAGCCGGTGGCGGGGCCGCAGGCCCAGCGTCCGCGGCGTGGCCATGAACCCGGTGGACCACCCGATGGGCGGTGGCGAGGGCAAGAGTTCCGGAGGCCGGCACCCCTGCACGCCGTGGGGCAAGCCGACCAAGGGTTTCAAGACGCGTCGGCGCAAGCCGTCCGACAAGTACATCGTGCGCCGGCGGAAGTAA
- the rplP gene encoding 50S ribosomal protein L16, with product MLMPKRVKHRKQHRGRRWGKATRGATVAFGEFGLQATEPGWITARQIEAARVAITRYIKRGGKMWIRIFPDKPITKKPAETRMGKGKGNPEEWVSVIKPGRVLFELEGITPQLAKRAMELGASKLPLHARFVMRTDGGVETEAQAQ from the coding sequence ATGTTGATGCCGAAGCGCGTCAAGCACCGGAAACAGCACCGCGGCCGCCGCTGGGGGAAGGCCACCCGGGGAGCCACCGTGGCGTTCGGGGAGTTCGGGCTCCAGGCCACGGAGCCGGGGTGGATCACGGCCCGCCAGATCGAGGCCGCCCGCGTGGCCATCACCCGTTACATCAAGCGCGGCGGAAAGATGTGGATCCGGATCTTCCCGGACAAGCCCATCACCAAGAAGCCGGCCGAGACCCGCATGGGCAAGGGCAAGGGCAACCCTGAGGAGTGGGTCTCGGTCATCAAGCCCGGCCGGGTCCTGTTCGAGCTCGAGGGCATCACGCCGCAGCTCGCCAAGCGGGCGATGGAGCTGGGCGCGAGCAAGCTTCCCCTGCACGCCCGGTTCGTGATGCGTACCGACGGCGGCGTGGAGACGGAGGCCCAGGCGCAATGA
- the rpsS gene encoding 30S ribosomal protein S19, which produces MSRSIKKGPFIDVKLAKKIDGLNNAGEKKVLKTWARRSTITPEFVGHTLAVHNGNKFIPIYVTENMVGHKLGEFAPTRIFRGHSSHVEKSAPAK; this is translated from the coding sequence ATGTCGCGTTCGATCAAGAAGGGCCCGTTCATCGACGTCAAGCTGGCGAAGAAGATCGATGGGCTGAACAACGCGGGTGAAAAGAAGGTCCTCAAGACCTGGGCCCGCCGTTCAACCATCACTCCCGAGTTCGTCGGGCACACGCTGGCGGTGCACAACGGCAACAAGTTCATCCCCATCTACGTGACCGAGAACATGGTGGGGCACAAGCTCGGGGAGTTCGCTCCCACACGGATCTTCCGCGGGCACAGCTCCCACGTGGAGAAGTCCGCACCGGCCAAGTAG
- a CDS encoding 50S ribosomal protein L23 has product MMDSRQIVRLALITEKGSLQREKHNQYIFDVHPKANKIEIKKAVEAIFPVKVDCVRTMNCQGKKKRVGAFAGRRSAWKKAVVTLKEGQTIELFESV; this is encoded by the coding sequence ATGATGGATTCCCGACAGATCGTCCGCCTCGCCCTGATCACCGAGAAGGGGAGCCTGCAGCGGGAGAAGCACAACCAGTACATCTTCGACGTGCACCCGAAGGCCAACAAGATCGAGATCAAGAAGGCCGTCGAGGCCATCTTCCCGGTCAAGGTGGACTGCGTGCGCACCATGAACTGCCAGGGTAAGAAGAAGCGCGTGGGCGCCTTCGCCGGCCGACGCTCGGCCTGGAAGAAGGCCGTCGTGACGCTCAAGGAAGGCCAGACCATCGAGCTGTTCGAGTCGGTCTAG
- the rpsC gene encoding 30S ribosomal protein S3 → MGQKTNPIGLRLGIIKTWDSRWFAKRGYADLLKEDLLLRKYLKKRLEREGVPKIIIQRTANKVIVTIRTARPGMVIGRKGEQVEKLSAELRQLTSKDIDIKIEEIKRADLDAQLLAEHVARQLEQRVAFRRAMKRSIDSAMLRGAQGIRIMCSGRLGGAEIARTESYRKGRVPLHTLRADIDYAIATARTTYGTCGVKVWVFNGEVLDKSQVDASQPPVTA, encoded by the coding sequence ATGGGTCAGAAAACCAATCCGATCGGGCTGCGCCTGGGGATCATCAAGACTTGGGACTCGCGGTGGTTCGCGAAGCGCGGCTACGCCGACCTGCTGAAGGAGGACCTGCTTCTCCGCAAGTACCTCAAGAAGCGGCTCGAGCGCGAGGGCGTCCCCAAGATCATCATCCAGCGCACCGCGAACAAGGTCATCGTCACCATCAGGACCGCCCGGCCGGGCATGGTCATCGGCCGCAAGGGCGAGCAGGTGGAGAAGCTGTCGGCCGAGCTGCGGCAGCTCACCAGCAAGGACATTGACATCAAGATCGAGGAGATCAAGCGGGCCGACCTGGACGCGCAGCTCCTCGCGGAACACGTCGCGCGCCAGCTGGAGCAGCGGGTGGCGTTCCGTCGCGCCATGAAGCGCTCCATCGACTCGGCCATGCTGCGCGGCGCCCAGGGCATCCGCATCATGTGCTCGGGCCGCCTCGGCGGCGCCGAGATCGCGCGCACCGAGAGCTACCGCAAGGGCCGCGTGCCCCTGCACACGCTGCGCGCGGACATCGACTATGCGATCGCGACCGCCCGCACCACCTACGGCACCTGCGGCGTGAAGGTCTGGGTCTTCAACGGCGAGGTGCTGGACAAGTCGCAGGTGGACGCGTCGCAGCCCCCGGTGACGGCCTGA
- the rplD gene encoding 50S ribosomal protein L4: MASAKLYKSSGESSGTMDLPAGLFEAPCHEHVVYEAVKAYLANQRQGTHSVKHRHDMKGGGAKPWRQKGTGRARAGSNISPLWVGGARAFGPVPRDYGYRVPRGIRQAAIRGVLTQRAKEEAVLVMESLAPDSHRTRDFAELLKKMGLADRKTLVITREANRNVVLGARNIPGVETRPANSLTAYDLVSHDAVVLTRDALQQLNEVFAS; this comes from the coding sequence ATGGCATCGGCGAAACTGTACAAGAGCAGCGGCGAGTCGAGCGGCACGATGGATCTGCCCGCCGGCCTGTTCGAGGCCCCCTGCCACGAGCACGTGGTGTACGAGGCCGTGAAGGCGTACCTGGCCAACCAGCGCCAGGGGACGCACAGCGTCAAGCACCGCCACGACATGAAGGGCGGCGGCGCGAAGCCCTGGCGCCAGAAGGGCACCGGCCGTGCCCGCGCCGGTTCCAACATCTCCCCGCTGTGGGTGGGCGGTGCCCGGGCGTTCGGCCCGGTCCCGCGCGACTACGGCTACCGCGTCCCGCGCGGCATCCGGCAGGCCGCCATCCGCGGCGTGCTGACGCAGCGTGCGAAGGAGGAGGCGGTGCTGGTGATGGAGTCGCTGGCCCCGGATTCGCACCGCACCCGGGACTTCGCGGAACTGCTGAAGAAGATGGGCCTCGCGGACCGCAAGACGCTCGTGATCACGCGGGAAGCGAACCGTAACGTGGTGCTGGGCGCCCGGAACATCCCGGGTGTCGAGACCCGGCCCGCGAACTCGCTGACGGCGTACGACCTGGTGAGCCACGACGCCGTGGTGCTCACCCGCGACGCGCTCCAGCAGCTCAACGAGGTGTTCGCGTCATGA
- the rpsQ gene encoding 30S ribosomal protein S17 produces MTDRGRRKGRVGEVISDKMDKTVVVKISRRVPHPVVRKYVKQTRTFKVHDEKNECRIGDIIRFVETRPLSKDKRWRFVEFVERAK; encoded by the coding sequence CTGACAGACCGGGGCCGCCGCAAGGGCCGCGTCGGTGAGGTCATCAGCGACAAGATGGACAAGACGGTGGTGGTGAAGATCAGCCGCCGCGTCCCGCACCCGGTCGTCCGGAAGTACGTGAAGCAGACCCGGACCTTCAAGGTGCACGACGAGAAGAACGAGTGCCGGATCGGAGACATCATCCGGTTCGTGGAGACGCGCCCGCTGTCGAAGGACAAGCGCTGGCGGTTCGTGGAGTTCGTCGAGCGCGCCAAGTAG
- the rplV gene encoding 50S ribosomal protein L22 — MEAKAVAKYVRITPRKVGQVLDLIRGQRVENAQHILMFTPKNAARTVAKVLKSAVANATSREERVDVDRLVVKAAMVGPGPTMKRWLPRAQGRATPLLKRTCHITVVVGDGKSK, encoded by the coding sequence ATGGAAGCCAAGGCAGTCGCGAAATACGTGCGCATCACGCCGCGCAAGGTCGGCCAGGTGCTGGACCTCATCCGGGGCCAGCGGGTCGAGAACGCGCAGCACATCCTGATGTTCACGCCCAAGAACGCCGCCCGCACCGTGGCCAAGGTGCTCAAGTCGGCGGTGGCGAACGCCACCAGCCGGGAGGAGCGCGTGGACGTGGATCGCTTGGTGGTGAAGGCGGCCATGGTGGGGCCCGGCCCCACGATGAAGCGCTGGCTGCCCCGGGCGCAGGGACGGGCGACCCCGCTCCTGAAGCGTACCTGTCACATCACCGTCGTCGTGGGCGACGGGAAGAGCAAGTAA
- the rpmC gene encoding 50S ribosomal protein L29, giving the protein MSKEFKVDAIRQMSPDEIRHKMAELRDALFKDRFKNSMRQLQNPLTIRETRRALARLETVLREHESGIRKLGTH; this is encoded by the coding sequence ATGAGCAAGGAATTCAAGGTGGACGCCATCCGGCAGATGAGCCCGGACGAGATCCGCCACAAGATGGCGGAGCTTCGAGACGCCCTGTTCAAGGACCGGTTCAAGAACTCGATGCGGCAGCTCCAGAACCCGCTCACCATCCGCGAGACCCGCCGCGCCCTGGCGCGGTTGGAGACGGTCCTGCGGGAGCACGAGAGCGGGATCCGGAAGCTCGGGACGCACTGA
- the rplN gene encoding 50S ribosomal protein L14, with product MVQLRTMLTVSDNSGARVAQCIKVLGGHHRRYGRLGDIVVVSIKDALPGGQVKKGDVAKAVIVRTRKEQKRKDGSYIRFDQNAVVLIDDAREPRGTRIFGPVARELREKEFMKIISLAPEVI from the coding sequence ATGGTTCAGCTTCGCACCATGCTCACCGTGTCCGACAACTCGGGCGCGCGGGTGGCCCAGTGCATCAAGGTGCTCGGGGGCCACCACCGGCGGTATGGCCGGCTCGGTGACATCGTGGTGGTTTCGATCAAGGACGCCCTGCCCGGCGGGCAGGTGAAGAAGGGCGACGTGGCCAAGGCGGTCATCGTGCGCACCCGCAAGGAGCAGAAGCGCAAGGACGGCTCCTACATCCGCTTCGACCAGAACGCGGTGGTGCTGATCGACGACGCGCGCGAGCCCCGCGGCACGCGCATCTTCGGTCCCGTGGCGCGTGAGCTGCGCGAGAAGGAGTTCATGAAAATCATCTCCCTCGCGCCGGAAGTGATCTAG